The Periophthalmus magnuspinnatus isolate fPerMag1 chromosome 17, fPerMag1.2.pri, whole genome shotgun sequence sequence cacagacaatgaCTAGAGAAATATAAAGATTATTGACACACTAAAAAGGTAACAATTTTATTCCAtaattcaaaattattattttttaccaaaATAAGTGATGCATCAAAGAGTATACATGAACCTCCTTCATAGCTCAGACTGAAGGCAAACGAAAGTGCGCTTTTCATTACAACACCTTTTGGacattataacattacattaaacaatAGTTAATCATTTCAGCTTTTTGGGGTAAGagttagtaaagtaaaaatccaatAAGCTTCATCTCTTTTTAACACATGGTCGTGGTCGCCCTCCCTTGGCGGGGCAGGCACCTTTTCGATCCCACAGAAAAAAGTGAAGACACGTTTTGTTTAAgttgattaaaataaacagcaaaaggGGAGTTAAGGTCTTGGCGTGTTATTGTGCTCTTGTGCTCACTTACGTGggttttgagtttttgtgtcGTCTTTCCAACATATACAAGGCCGCATGGGCAGTGCAACTGGTAAGCTACATGGGTAGACGTGCATGTAATAACACGTGGGGAACTTCTTTCAGGTAGAAAGGTAACAGAAATGGGAAGTTTTGGTGGTGTTTTGGTGGTGTTATGGGACTGAGCGCAACTGCCACATCTATAATTGCCATTAAAAATAGGGGAAAGCAGAGTTTGGTGTATTCCTGCCGTGGGAGAAGTCTGCATGTACTAAGGCGTCTCTCAGGTTTAGCAGCAGTCACTCAAACACCACAAACACTTTTGAGTGTCCGTCACAAGGACACAACTGTATGCACTGGTGGTAGTTGGGTTTGAATAGTCCACCATCTGGTTTTAAGATACAGTAGTCTGTATAACATGTATTTTATTAGCTAGTAATGCTTTGTATTTGTGGTAACTGATGGATGAATGTTCTAaagttatcattattataatcCTGTATGTCCTGCACAAATCCAAACCACAAACTCTATTCAGCAAAAATCGATCTGAACCCACCTCCTTGAGCCGGTCATTCAAAACTTTAATGTCCTCTTCGTATTTGTCTTCCTTCTCAGAgtactgtaaaaagaaaaaaaaaacttaaactaaatacaaaattagTACATATACTGGACagtttcacatttcacatttcagttAGGACTGCAGAAGGTTTTCAATAAAAAATTCCTGaacatcaaacaaaacacacttttaatcattgccaaaaatgtgtcaaatgtattCCTCCAAAgtcctccaaaccacatgcttttactgacagaggagcaagaagaaacaaatgaatctaaacaaaaatgtgattaattgcacagccttaATTTGAGAAAACCTAAAACAAACAATGATGTAAAATCTCAATACTTGTTACGACTAATAAGAAGGACACTGGATTTGTTGTATTAAATATACTCTATGGATAAATTAGTCTAATTAGTTCATATTCTGGCATGCTGTCCTTTTTAATCAGTCAATAATTGGCACTGCTTTCAAAATTACATTCAAGTACAGTGAAGAAAGTTGTTTAGTATAAGTAAAGAATTTGCTTTTTGGTCATTATTTCAAATATAAACATCCAGTTACTTCTCCTCTTTCTATCCATGGATctagaatgatgaaaaattaggaccacTGCCACCGTGATTAACAATCTGAAACAAAATGATTATATGTTTTGAATATATCCATGTATATAAATTCATGTACTTGCCTTGTCAGACTGAGCCTCTAGAGACTTCAGGTTGTTTGTAACATTCTTCAACTCCTCCTCCAGATCGGTGCATTTACTGCAGAAAACAAAAGATAGttgttaaaatatgtttatttaatctcttattttggtttggacaaaaacacaataaatctATAGGGTGAAGCAAAATCCAAATGCTTTAGATATTATCAGTAATATTAAAATTGTCTGCTCAATACAATACTGAATATGGGGAGGCTCGCAATATATAATAGATAGTATGTCTTTAAAAAGGTCCCAATACACCCTAAGCAATGCTTTATGCCTTGACATTTCaaaagtttaaaggtgcattatgcaacttttctgatgaggggtccaccacctgcttatctccatggagatgtcattgccttctactgtgagtggagtcgcctctccacatcCAACCTGCAATTTAACCTTGTAGCCTCACtgccttgtctccatgaacaCAGTATATAagagtaatgccatactgtggaacattctcagtatagcaataatatctccatggagacaagcaggtgaaagtCTCTCTGctagaaaaattacatattacccctttaagacaaaaacagtACTTCCTTTATGTCGGCTCATTGAAACGGAGAAAATGAAACTGACAGTAGTCCTATGTAATTCTCAGTATTGTTTCACAGCCACaaaatattcatttatttccacAAGATTACAGTTTAATATATAGTTAGTTCATGAGGTCAAGAGTTTTTAGATTTGATTGGTTAGTAGATTTGTGCTTACAGCTCTGCAACTTccgccctctcctctgctctctccagaTCTCCCTCCAAGATCACAAGTTTACGGGCAACCTGAAATAACACAGACACTACATTAGATACAGGTTTTTACTAATTTCACAAAACATTGTTAACATAATTGTAATtaggattttacaaaaaaaaaaaaaaattgcctaGTTTTTTCCCCCCATAATATTAACAAGGGCCAACACTTCAGAAAATGTCTACCTTAtgcataaattgtccctgcattttggatggaattttttgTTGACGTACATTAATGATATTCCATTTTAAAAATCACTGCTTGCTGTAAATATTTTCCACAGGTATTACCCCACCAaatcaagtcataattagaaaaaaaacatgaaaaatcatGTGGTGtaaatattttcagttttttaccTCCTCATATTTGCGGTCAGCCTCCTCTGCAATGTGTTTGGCCTCTTTCAACTGCATTTCCAGgatctccatcttctcctcatCCTTCATGGCTCTGTTCTCAATCACCTTCATCGCTCTAAAATACGGTATTAGTCAGGCATCCGTCAGTAATGGTGGACAATAATATGggcaaaatattttttatcacaatttCACGATTCGCCTAGGTCCACatagttgttttttaaatgtgataattACTTTCACTATAATTATCACATATGAGGGGAAATAGAGCCAGTTTGGAAAGTACCAACACATAATCTGGGCAACTTCCTCTTCAACCGCATCTCTGATCATTATTATGAATTATAGTTCCACCTTTAAGCTGACCACTGTAATTTCAAATAAGACTCACAGATCATGTGGAAAAGTATGGACCAGTATTCTATTGGATTGAAAGGCTAATAAGAACGTGTTTCCATTTGTGTGAAATAATCCGTTCATACTTTATTCAGGCGGGCTCAGTCACTATTTCAGCCAGTAAATACAGGTTAAGCTAAAATGAATAGTATCACGTAAACTTCACTGAGGGCTCTAGAAAATCTCAAAATATCAGAGATTGTTTTCCTCacattaagtatttaatttgaatggCTCTCTTGCTCTCCACTATCCCCctcatcttcctctctttctcagcTTTTCCCagtctcccctctttctccctctccttcctcttgcTCTTTCACCTTAAcccttttttctctcccctcctctcagctcttgctctctctttttcaCATCTGTCTCCCTTTTTTCCTCTGTCCTATCTCTTGCCTCTCATCTCTTAACCCCAACCCTTTCCTTTCTTTCCCCTATCTCACCCTCTGTCGCTCTCTTTTCTGCATCTCCATCATAAAAtcccctccctgctcccatcttttcctcccttctctcacctctcttaTCTCCTCTGCCCCACAACCTCTCTTTtgttctcccccttctctcacctgtctctctcctctgcctcacaCTGATTCTCTTttgctctcctccttctctctctctctcctcagccccacactctctccctttttccctccttttctccccttctctcacatctcccccccccccttcttTCTGCCCCTTCCccacccctcttctctccctccacccctctcttcTCACCTCTCGCTCTCATCGGCTGTACTCTGAGCGTCCTCCAGTTTCTGCTGTGCGGCGGCTAGTCTCTCTTGAGTGCgatccagctcctcctccaccagctgcATCCTGCGGTTCAGGGACGCCACTTCTGCCTCGGCCTGGGACACAACAAgggcaggggtcaaaggtcagccaTAAAACCAGGCTGGAGCATTGTGTTTGGGGGTCTTTGTGTACGTTTAGGATTTGGAAGAAGGGCTGTTTACTGAGAGGATTCCTATGGAGTTGTTTGGGCATTCCTGGACATGTCAAATGGTTTCCTAAATAATGATGTAACAATGCGATGTGTATCTGCATTTCTCTGAAGATTAACCCATTGttattttttcactgtatttgtgTGGTTgtcaaaaaacatattaaatggCTACTAATAAATAATACTAACACATCCTTAACTGTGATTTGATTAGCCATAATATTATAAACCTTGTGTTAGGCCTAAAATATCCATAACATTGACACTTTTGTGATTCCCATCCATGGTGACCTGACCAACATGTCTTGTTATTAATAGCAAACCACACTATGAGCTGGACCTTGCACACTTGAgtgaatttttattatttgcacaAGGCCATTTGAATAAACAGGAAACTGTTTAAAGGAGGTGGAGGGCCAAAAAGGAATGACTAAATaagtataaaatgttttatatgggcgGTTTGGGCACTGTTACCCAATGTTAGAAACACGTGTGTAATGCAGTCATAACTGTTTTGCATACTACATGGATGACAAAACCTTGTATGGATTACTATAGTTCACCATAGCAACTCATTGTCACCATGATGTATTCTTCTTGAGCCTATGTCTGTTATAAAGTTTAGAACAGCAatagttttattgttaaaagaTGCTCATATTGATAGGAGTTATGAGTACAAGTAACAAGACTACACAGCTCTCCTACAAGTTTGTGCCGTGGGCGAATTTGTTGTAAATTTAACTTACATTAAAAATCCGCTCTCTTTATTGGCCAAAAATTTTTGGCTAAGCTTATTGGCCATTGGTTTCTCTGGAGTATAAACAATCTGTAGCCatacttttatattatttttcatcAATACTTGAAACCTAATTTTCTGTAGACTGCAGAAAATTAT is a genomic window containing:
- the LOC117385837 gene encoding tropomyosin alpha-1 chain-like isoform X1, yielding MDAIKKKMQMLKLDKENAIDRAEQAETDQKATEDKCKQLEDELLVLQKKLKGTEDELDKYSEALKDAQEKLELSEKKGTDAEAEVASLNRRMQLVEEELDRTQERLAAAQQKLEDAQSTADESERAMKVIENRAMKDEEKMEILEMQLKEAKHIAEEADRKYEEVARKLVILEGDLERAEERAEVAELKCTDLEEELKNVTNNLKSLEAQSDKYSEKEDKYEEDIKVLNDRLKEAETRAEFAERTVAKLEKTVDDLDEKLERAKAENMDINQRLELTLQELNSL
- the LOC117385837 gene encoding tropomyosin alpha-1 chain-like isoform X2 codes for the protein MDAIKKKMQMLKLDKENAIDRAEQAETDQKATEDKCKQLEDELLVLQKKLKGTEDELDKYSEALKDAQEKLELSEKKGTDAEAEVASLNRRMQLVEEELDRTQERLAAAQQKLEDAQSTADESERAMKVIENRAMKDEEKMEILEMQLKEAKHIAEEADRKYEEVARKLVILEGDLERAEERAEVAELKCTDLEEELKNVTNNLKSLEAQSDKYSEKEDKYEEDIKVLNDRLKEAETRAEFAERTVAKLEKTVDDLDDELYNQKLRYKAISEELDHALNDLNTL
- the LOC117385837 gene encoding tropomyosin alpha-4 chain-like isoform X3, producing MEEVKKKFHALHLIADEAEDRAKQCQAELHLEREEREKAEAEVASLNRRMQLVEEELDRTQERLAAAQQKLEDAQSTADESERAMKVIENRAMKDEEKMEILEMQLKEAKHIAEEADRKYEEVARKLVILEGDLERAEERAEVAELKCTDLEEELKNVTNNLKSLEAQSDKYSEKEDKYEEDIKVLNDRLKEAETRAEFAERTVAKLEKTVDDLDEKLERAKAENMDINQRLELTLQELNSL
- the LOC117385837 gene encoding tropomyosin alpha-4 chain-like isoform X4 — protein: MEEVKKKFHALHLIADEAEDRAKQCQAELHLEREEREKAEAEVASLNRRMQLVEEELDRTQERLAAAQQKLEDAQSTADESERAMKVIENRAMKDEEKMEILEMQLKEAKHIAEEADRKYEEVARKLVILEGDLERAEERAEVAELKCTDLEEELKNVTNNLKSLEAQSDKYSEKEDKYEEDIKVLNDRLKEAETRAEFAERTVAKLEKTVDDLDDELYNQKLRYKAISEELDHALNDLNTL